Proteins encoded by one window of Xiphias gladius isolate SHS-SW01 ecotype Sanya breed wild chromosome 15, ASM1685928v1, whole genome shotgun sequence:
- the LOC120799717 gene encoding voltage-dependent calcium channel gamma-3 subunit: protein MRLCNRGVMMLLTTAGAFCAFSLMTIAVGTDYWLYSRGMCRSKSLSDNETVRKNEEVLTHSGLWRTCCTEGTFRGVCKDIDHFPEDADYEQDAAEYLLRAVRASSLFPILSVGLLFLGGVCVAASEFYKSRYNVILSAGILFVSAGLSNIIGIIVYISANSGDPSQSENKKSYSYGWSFYFGALSFVLAEMVGVLAVHVFIEKHRQLRTKGRPSLLKPPISRGSSYYRNRHYQNRFRRYSYRSNHSAADSTSHSFRASLVQDQEPSLSAESKVTAMAGVPTPVTMGSEFMLYTLTSPLKDGKIDMAVDDLTTAAAHNNTEMVPGNCAAARRTTPV, encoded by the exons ATGAGGCTGTGCAACCGGGGTGTGATGATGCTGCTGACCACGGCGGGGGCTTTCTGCGCCTTCAGCCTCATGACCATCGCCGTGGGCACGGACTACTGGCTGTACTCCCGCGGGATGTGCCGATCCAAGAGCCTGAGCGACAACGAGACCGTCCGCAAGAACGAGGAGGTCCTGACCCACTCCGGTCTGTGGAGGACCTGCTGCACAGAGG ggACGTTTCGGGGTGTTTGCAAGGACATTGATCACTTTCCTGAAGACGCAGACTATGAGCAGGATGCTGCAGAGTATTTACTAC GAGCAGTACGAGCCTCCAGCCTCTTCCCCATCCTCAGTGTGGGATTATTATTTCTCggaggtgtgtgtgtagcgGCCAGTGAGTTCTACAAGTCACGCTACAATGTCATTCTCAGCGCGGGAATACTCTTTGTCTCCGCAG GTCTCAGTAACATCATTGGGATCATTGTGTACATATCAGCCAACTCAGGTGACCCCAGCCAGAGCGAAAACAAGAAGAGCTACTCCTACGGCtggtctttttattttggggcTTTGTCCTTTGTGCTAGCTGAGATGGTGGGCGTCCTGGCCGTGCATGTGTTCATAGAGAAACACAGGCAGCTGCGCACTAAAGGCCGGCCTTCCCTACTGAAGCCACCCATCTCCCGCGGCTCATCTTACTACCGCAACCGTCACTACCAGAACCGCTTCCGCCGATACAGTTACAGGAGCAACCACAGTGCAGCGGACTCGACCTCACACTCCTTTCGAGCATCCTTGGTGCAAGACCAAGAGCCGTCCCTCTCCGCTGAATCCAAAGTCACCGCCATGGCAGGTGTGCCAACACCAGTGACAATGGGCTCAGAGTTCATGCTCTACACCTTAACCTCGCCTCTCAAAGACGGTAAAATCGACATGGCTGTGGATGATTTAACTACTGCGGCTGCTCACAACAACACTGAGATGGTGCCTGGAAACTGTGCTGCAGCCAGAAGGACCACGCCTGTGTGA